A single region of the Drosophila takahashii strain IR98-3 E-12201 chromosome 2R, DtakHiC1v2, whole genome shotgun sequence genome encodes:
- the LOC108058949 gene encoding enoyl-CoA hydratase domain-containing protein 3, mitochondrial, with protein sequence MLRVLPNSWKLSKYATGWTPQVFRFASSGANDLVLVKQEHGVREITLNHPKTLNSLSLEMMSALQDALIKDKDNVDLRCVVLGAQGKIWSAGHNLKELHNDPKIQSQVFQKLTDVINDIQKLPVPVIGKVNGYAAAAGCQLVVSCDMVVCSKNSKFSTPGAGVGVFCSTPGVAVARIMSRPKSAYMLMTGLPVTAEEAFISGMVTKAVPAEDLDKEIEEITNAIKAKSRAVISLGKEFYYKQLAMSQAEAFAAAQEKMCENFQLGDTKEGIASFFEKRPPSWKHQ encoded by the exons atgttgcgTGTTTTGCCAAACTCCTGGAAATTATCCAAATATGCAACAGGTTGGACGCCACAGGTGTTCCGCTTCGCCAGCAGCGGAGCCAATGACCTGGTCCTGGTCAAGCAGGAGCATGGAGTGCGGGAGATAACACTGAATCACCCGAAAACCCTGAATTCCCTATCGCTGGAGATGATGTCTGCCCTTCAGGATGCTCTAATCAAAGATAAGGACAACGTGGACCTGAGATGTGTGGTCCTTGGGGCCCAGGGAAAGATCTGGTCAGCGGGTCACAACCTTAAGGAGCTGCACAACGATCCCAAAATTCAGTCCCAGGTTTTCCAGAAGCTAACCGACGTTATAAACGACATACAGAAGCTACCGGTGCCTGTGATAGGAAAGGTCAATGGTTATGCGGCTGCTGCGGGCTGTCAACTGGTGGTATCTTGTGATATGGTGGTCTGCTCCAAGAACAGCAAGTTCTCCACACCGGG CGCTGGCGTTGGAGTGTTCTGTTCTACTCCTGGTGTCGCGGTTGCTCGCATCATGTCGCGACCCAAATCCGCCTACATGCTAATGACTGGTCTTCCGGTGACCGCCGAAGAAGCCTTCATATCAGGAATGGTCACCAAAGCTGTGCCAGCCGAGGATCTGGATAAGGAGATCGAGGAAATCACCAATGCCATCAAGGCCAAGAGCCGGGCCGTCATCTCGCTGGGCAAGGAGTTCTACTACAAGCAACTGGCCATGTCCCAGGCGGAAGCCTTTGCTGCTGCCCAGGAGAAGATGTGCGAGAACTTCCAGCTGGGCGACACCAAAGAGGGCATCGCTAGCTTCTTCGAGAAGCGGCCACCCAGCTGGAAGCACCAGTAA
- the GstS1 gene encoding glutathione S-transferase S1, with product MADEAQAPPAEGAPPAEGEAPPPAEGAEGAEGAVEGGEPAPPAEPAEPIKHSYTLFYFNVKALAEPLRYLFAYGNQEYEDVRVTRDEWPALKPTMPMGQMPVLEVDGKRVHQSISMARFLAKTVGLCGATPWEDLQIDIVVDTINDFRLKIAVVSYEPEDEIKEKKLVTLNAEVIPFYLEKLEQTVKDNDGHLALGKLTWADVYFAGITDYMNYMVKRDLLEPYPALRGVVDAINALEPIKAWIEKRPVTEV from the exons ATGGCCGATGAAGCACAAGCACCACCAGCTGAGGGCGCACCACCAGCCGAGGGAGAGGCGCCACCACCCGCCGAGGGAGCCGAGGGCGCCGAGGGTGCCGTCGAGGGCGGAGAGCCCGCTCCTCCAGCAGAGCCCGCCGAGCCCATCAAGCACAGCTACACGCTCTTCTACTTCAACGTGAAGGCGTTGGCCGAGCCCCTGCGCTACCTGTTCGCCTACGGCAACCAGGAGTACGAGGATGTGCGCGTTACCCGCGACGAGTGGCCAGCTTTGAAGCCCA CCATGCCCATGGGCCAGATGCCCGTTCTGGAAGTCGATGGCAAGCGTGTCCACCAGAGCATCTCGATGGCCCGTTTCCTGGCCAAGACCGTCGGCCTGTGCGGCGCCACTCCGTGGGAGGATCTGCAGATCGACATTGTGGTTGACACCATCAATGACTTCCGTCTAA AAATTGCAGTCGTCTCGTACGAGCCGGAGGACGAGATCAAGGAGAAGAAGTTGGTCACCCTGAATGCCGAGGTCATTCCATTCTACCTGGAGAAGCTCGAGCAGACCGTCAAGGACAACGATGGTCATCTGGCTCTGGGCAAG CTGACCTGGGCTGATGTCTACTTTGCAGGCATCACCGACTACATGAACTACATGGTCAAGCGCGACCTGCTGGAACCCTACCCTGCCCTGCGCGGTGTCGTGGATGCCATCAACGCTTTGGAACCGATCAAGGCCTGGATCGAGAAGCGCCCCGTCACCGAGGTCTAA